One stretch of Croceibacterium atlanticum DNA includes these proteins:
- the tuf gene encoding elongation factor Tu: MAKEKFERNKPHCNIGTIGHVDHGKTTLTAAITKVQGAAVDFANIDKAPEERERGITISTAHVEYETDARHYAHVDCPGHADYVKNMITGAAQMDGAILVVNAADGPMPQTREHILLARQVGVPALVVYLNKVDQVDDEEILELVELEVRELLSSYDFDGDNIPIVKGSALAALEGRDPEIGENSIKELMKAVDEYIPQPDRPVDKPFLMPIEDVFSISGRGTVVTGRVETGIVKVGDEVEIVGIRDTQKTTVTGVEMFRKLLDSGEAGDNIGALIRGIGREDVERGQVLAKPGTVTPHTEFSAEVYVLSKDEGGRHTPFFANYRPQFYFRTTDVTGEVILPEGTEMVMPGDNVTIGVKLIAPIAMDEGLRFAIREGGRTVGSGVVSSITK, from the coding sequence ATGGCCAAGGAAAAATTCGAGCGGAACAAGCCGCACTGCAACATCGGCACCATCGGTCACGTCGACCACGGCAAGACCACGCTGACTGCTGCCATCACCAAGGTGCAGGGCGCCGCGGTTGACTTCGCAAACATCGACAAGGCGCCGGAAGAGCGCGAGCGCGGCATCACCATCTCGACGGCTCACGTCGAGTATGAAACCGATGCGCGTCACTATGCTCACGTCGACTGCCCGGGTCACGCCGACTATGTGAAGAACATGATCACCGGCGCGGCGCAGATGGACGGCGCCATCCTGGTGGTTAACGCTGCCGACGGCCCGATGCCCCAGACTCGCGAGCACATCCTGCTTGCCCGTCAGGTCGGTGTGCCGGCTCTGGTTGTCTACCTGAACAAGGTTGACCAGGTTGACGACGAGGAAATCCTCGAGCTGGTCGAACTGGAAGTTCGCGAGCTGCTCAGCTCCTACGATTTCGACGGCGACAATATTCCAATCGTCAAGGGCTCCGCTCTGGCCGCTCTTGAAGGCCGTGATCCGGAAATCGGCGAAAACTCCATCAAGGAACTGATGAAGGCCGTCGACGAATACATCCCGCAGCCGGATCGTCCGGTCGACAAGCCCTTCCTCATGCCGATCGAAGACGTGTTCTCGATCTCGGGTCGCGGTACGGTTGTGACCGGCCGTGTCGAAACCGGCATCGTGAAGGTTGGTGACGAAGTCGAAATCGTCGGTATCCGTGACACGCAGAAGACGACTGTCACCGGCGTGGAAATGTTCCGCAAGCTGCTCGACAGCGGTGAAGCTGGCGACAATATCGGCGCCCTGATCCGCGGCATCGGCCGTGAAGACGTGGAGCGTGGTCAGGTCCTGGCGAAGCCGGGTACCGTTACCCCGCACACCGAATTCAGCGCCGAAGTTTACGTGCTGTCGAAGGACGAAGGTGGCCGTCATACGCCGTTCTTTGCCAACTACCGTCCGCAGTTCTACTTCCGCACGACCGACGTCACCGGTGAGGTTATCCTCCCCGAGGGCACCGAGATGGTCATGCCGGGCGACAATGTTACGATCGGCGTCAAGCTGATCGCTCCGATCGCGATGGACGAAGGTCTGCGTTTCGCTATCCGCGAAGGTGGCCGCACCGTCGGTTCGGGGGTTGTCAGCTCCATCACGAAGTAA
- the rpsJ gene encoding 30S ribosomal protein S10, producing the protein MDAQNIRIRLKAFDHRVLDQATGEIADTARRTGALIRGPIPLPTRIEKFTVNRGPHIDKKSREQFEVRTYKRLLDIVQPNAQTVDALMKLDLAAGVNVEIKLA; encoded by the coding sequence ATGGACGCTCAGAATATCCGTATTCGCCTCAAGGCCTTCGATCACCGCGTGCTCGACCAGGCAACTGGCGAGATTGCGGACACCGCCCGTCGCACGGGCGCTCTTATCCGGGGTCCGATTCCTCTCCCGACGCGCATTGAAAAGTTCACCGTGAACCGCGGTCCGCACATCGACAAGAAGTCGCGCGAGCAGTTCGAGGTGCGTACTTACAAGCGGCTGCTCGACATCGTGCAGCCCAACGCCCAGACGGTCGATGCTCTGATGAAGCTGGACCTGGCTGCCGGCGTGAATGTCGAGATCAAGCTCGCCTAA
- the rplC gene encoding 50S ribosomal protein L3, protein MRTGVIAKKVGMTRLFQEDGRHVPVTVLALEDCQVVSHCTADRDGYVALQVGSGEAKQKNVAKPQREHFAKAQVPLKMKVAEFRLENEDGLLPVGATISADHFIAGQKVDITGHTQGKGFAGAMKRWGFGGLRASHGVSISHRSHGSTGNRQDPGKVFKNKKMAGHMGDRQRTQQNLEIVRTDADRGLLFVKGSVPGSKNGWLLVRDAVKLPIPSEAPFPGAIIDKNAPKPEQDEPKLADQADAAETAGEETNTVEADAASDEGKEG, encoded by the coding sequence ATGCGCACAGGCGTGATCGCGAAAAAAGTCGGGATGACCCGCCTCTTTCAGGAGGATGGCCGCCACGTGCCGGTCACAGTCCTCGCTCTGGAAGATTGTCAGGTCGTGTCTCACTGCACTGCCGATCGTGACGGTTACGTTGCGTTGCAGGTTGGTTCCGGCGAAGCGAAACAGAAAAACGTGGCAAAGCCGCAGCGCGAGCATTTTGCCAAGGCTCAAGTGCCGCTGAAGATGAAGGTCGCGGAATTCCGCCTCGAAAACGAGGACGGTCTGCTGCCGGTTGGTGCGACGATCAGTGCCGATCACTTCATTGCGGGTCAGAAGGTGGACATCACCGGGCACACGCAGGGCAAGGGCTTTGCCGGTGCCATGAAGCGTTGGGGTTTCGGTGGTCTGCGTGCGTCGCACGGCGTTTCGATCAGTCACCGCTCGCACGGTTCGACCGGTAACCGCCAGGATCCGGGCAAGGTCTTCAAGAACAAGAAGATGGCCGGCCATATGGGTGACCGTCAGCGTACTCAGCAGAACCTGGAAATCGTGCGCACCGACGCCGATCGCGGCTTGCTCTTCGTCAAGGGATCGGTCCCGGGCTCGAAGAATGGCTGGCTGCTTGTTCGCGATGCGGTGAAGTTGCCGATCCCGTCCGAGGCTCCGTTCCCGGGTGCGATCATCGACAAGAACGCTCCGAAGCCGGAGCAGGATGAGCCGAAGCTCGCCGATCAGGCTGATGCTGCGGAAACCGCCGGCGAAGAGACCAACACCGTCGAAGCCGATGCGGCTTCCGACGAAGGCAAGGAGGGCTGA
- the rplD gene encoding 50S ribosomal protein L4 has product MKVKVQKIDGKASGDIELNDAVFGVEPRADILHRVVTWQLENRRGTARPTRERSDVARTGKKWGRQKGGGTARHGDRAAPVFIGGGKAHGARKRDFDVSLNKKIRALGLKMALSAKAKDGLVVVDSLELTDAKTKALAATFGKNGWNGKVLVIDGDAVEDGFRKAAGNLPGVNVLPAMGANVYDILKHDTLVLTKAAVEKLEARFNG; this is encoded by the coding sequence GTGAAGGTGAAGGTCCAGAAAATTGACGGCAAGGCGTCGGGCGATATCGAGCTCAACGATGCCGTGTTTGGTGTCGAGCCTCGTGCTGATATCCTGCACCGTGTCGTGACCTGGCAGCTTGAAAACCGTCGCGGCACGGCTCGTCCGACCCGTGAACGGTCTGACGTGGCCCGTACTGGCAAGAAGTGGGGTCGCCAGAAGGGCGGCGGTACTGCTCGCCATGGTGACCGCGCTGCTCCCGTCTTTATCGGCGGTGGTAAGGCTCACGGTGCTCGCAAGCGCGATTTCGACGTCTCGCTGAACAAGAAGATCCGTGCGCTCGGCCTGAAGATGGCTCTTTCTGCCAAGGCTAAGGACGGCCTCGTGGTTGTTGACAGCCTGGAGCTGACGGACGCCAAGACCAAGGCCCTGGCTGCTACGTTCGGCAAGAATGGCTGGAACGGCAAGGTGCTGGTGATCGACGGCGACGCAGTCGAGGACGGTTTCCGTAAGGCTGCCGGCAATTTGCCGGGTGTCAACGTGCTGCCGGCCATGGGCGCCAACGTCTACGACATCCTGAAGCATGACACGCTGGTCCTGACCAAGGCGGCGGTCGAGAAACTGGAGGCGCGCTTCAATGGCTAA
- a CDS encoding 50S ribosomal protein L23, which translates to MAKSGTVDARHYDVILAPHITEKATLLSEHNAVVFKVSDEATKPQIKEAVEALFDVKVTGVNTIVTKGKTKRWKGRPYKRTDVKKAVVTLQEGDSIDITSGI; encoded by the coding sequence ATGGCTAAGTCAGGCACAGTGGATGCGCGTCACTACGACGTGATCCTCGCTCCGCACATCACCGAGAAGGCGACGCTGCTCTCCGAGCATAATGCAGTCGTGTTCAAGGTTTCCGACGAAGCGACCAAGCCGCAGATCAAGGAAGCGGTTGAAGCGCTGTTCGATGTCAAGGTCACCGGCGTCAACACGATCGTGACCAAGGGCAAGACCAAGCGCTGGAAGGGTCGTCCCTACAAGCGCACCGACGTGAAGAAGGCGGTCGTCACTCTCCAAGAGGGTGATTCGATCGACATCACCAGCGGGATCTGA
- the rplB gene encoding 50S ribosomal protein L2 has product MALKNYNPTSPARRGLILVDKSGLYKGKPVKSLTEGKNKTGGRNNKGHVTSRGKGGGHKQKYRYIDFKRRKWDVQGTVERIEYDPNRTAFIALIKYDDGELAYILAPNRLAPGDKVIAGERTDTKPGNAMLLGQMPVGTICHNVEMKPGKGGQIARSAGTYVQLVGRDRGMVIVRLNSGEQRYLRADCMGTVGAVSNPDNANQTLAKAGRRRWMGRKPLTRGVAKNPVDHPHGGGEGRTSGGRHPVTPWGKPTKGARTRNNKQTDKMIIRSRHAKKKR; this is encoded by the coding sequence ATGGCACTCAAGAACTACAATCCGACCAGTCCCGCTCGTCGCGGCCTGATCCTCGTCGACAAGTCCGGCCTGTACAAAGGCAAGCCGGTCAAGTCGCTGACCGAAGGTAAGAACAAGACCGGCGGTCGTAACAACAAGGGCCATGTGACCTCACGCGGCAAGGGCGGCGGTCACAAGCAGAAATATCGTTATATCGATTTCAAGCGTCGCAAGTGGGACGTGCAGGGCACTGTGGAGCGTATTGAATACGATCCCAACCGCACCGCCTTCATCGCGTTGATCAAGTATGACGATGGTGAGCTGGCCTATATCCTGGCCCCGAACCGTCTCGCGCCGGGCGACAAGGTAATCGCTGGTGAACGGACCGACACCAAGCCGGGTAACGCGATGCTGCTCGGCCAGATGCCGGTCGGCACCATCTGCCACAATGTGGAGATGAAGCCGGGCAAGGGCGGCCAGATCGCCCGTTCGGCCGGCACCTATGTCCAGCTCGTCGGTCGTGACCGCGGTATGGTGATTGTCCGTCTCAACTCGGGCGAGCAGCGTTACCTGCGTGCCGATTGCATGGGCACTGTTGGCGCGGTTTCTAACCCGGACAACGCCAACCAGACGCTGGCCAAGGCTGGCCGTCGCCGGTGGATGGGGCGCAAGCCGCTCACCCGCGGTGTCGCCAAGAATCCGGTCGATCACCCGCATGGTGGTGGTGAAGGCCGGACCTCGGGCGGCCGTCATCCGGTCACTCCGTGGGGCAAGCCGACCAAGGGCGCCCGTACCCGCAACAACAAGCAGACGGACAAGATGATCATCCGGTCGCGTCACGCGAAGAAGAAGAGGTAA
- the rpsS gene encoding 30S ribosomal protein S19 codes for MARSVWKGPFVDLHLLKKAEDAQESGGRAPIKTWSRRSTVLPQFVGLTFNVYNGHKFIPVSVSEDMVGHKLGEFAPTRSFPGHAADKKGKR; via the coding sequence ATGGCTCGTTCCGTCTGGAAAGGTCCTTTCGTCGACCTGCATCTGCTGAAGAAGGCAGAAGACGCGCAGGAAAGCGGTGGCCGTGCGCCGATCAAGACCTGGTCGCGCCGCAGCACCGTTCTTCCGCAGTTCGTTGGCCTGACGTTCAACGTCTATAATGGCCACAAGTTCATTCCGGTGTCCGTCAGTGAGGACATGGTCGGCCACAAGCTCGGTGAATTTGCGCCCACGCGCAGCTTTCCGGGCCATGCCGCCGACAAGAAGGGCAAGCGATAA
- the rplV gene encoding 50S ribosomal protein L22, with the protein MGKQKAPRRVADNEALAVGTTIRGSAQKLNLVAGLIRGKKAEEALNILSFSKKAMAVEAKKVLASAIANAENNHDLDVDALVVAEASVGKSITMKRFHTRGRGKSTRILKPFSRLRIVVREAEEA; encoded by the coding sequence ATGGGTAAGCAGAAAGCTCCCCGCCGCGTCGCGGATAACGAGGCGCTGGCTGTCGGTACGACCATCCGTGGTTCCGCCCAGAAGCTGAACCTCGTCGCTGGTCTGATCCGCGGCAAGAAGGCCGAAGAGGCTCTCAACATCCTCTCCTTCTCCAAGAAGGCGATGGCGGTTGAAGCCAAGAAGGTCCTCGCCAGCGCGATCGCTAATGCCGAGAACAACCACGACCTCGACGTCGACGCTCTTGTCGTCGCCGAGGCGAGTGTCGGCAAGTCGATCACCATGAAGCGTTTCCACACGCGCGGCCGTGGCAAGTCCACGCGCATTCTCAAGCCGTTCAGTCGGCTGCGCATCGTGGTTCGCGAAGCAGAGGAGGCCTGA
- the rpsC gene encoding 30S ribosomal protein S3: MGHKSNPIGLRLQINRTWDSRWYAEGANYAQLLKEDIEIRKYITSNLPQAAISKVVIERPAKLCRISIYAARPGVIIGKKGADIEKLRSKLSAMTESEVKLNIVEIRKPEIDAKLVAQGIADQLVRRVAFRRAMKRAMQSAMRLGAEGIKIMCGGRLGGAEIARVEQYREGRVPLHTLRANVDYAEAEALTAYGIIGIKVWVFKGEILGHDPMAQDRLMMEAQTSGVRPAR, from the coding sequence ATGGGTCATAAGAGCAATCCGATCGGCCTGCGTCTGCAGATCAACCGTACCTGGGACAGCCGCTGGTATGCCGAAGGCGCCAACTATGCGCAGCTGCTCAAGGAAGACATCGAGATCCGGAAATACATCACCTCGAACCTGCCGCAGGCAGCGATTTCGAAGGTGGTGATCGAGCGTCCGGCCAAGCTTTGCCGTATTTCGATCTACGCGGCCCGTCCCGGTGTGATCATCGGCAAGAAGGGCGCCGACATCGAGAAGCTGCGCAGCAAGCTGTCCGCGATGACCGAAAGCGAAGTGAAGCTGAACATCGTCGAGATCCGCAAGCCGGAAATCGACGCCAAGCTCGTCGCCCAGGGCATTGCCGATCAGCTGGTGCGCCGTGTCGCTTTCCGTCGCGCAATGAAGCGTGCCATGCAGTCCGCCATGCGTCTGGGTGCCGAAGGTATCAAGATCATGTGCGGCGGCCGCCTCGGCGGTGCGGAAATCGCTCGTGTCGAACAATATCGCGAAGGCCGCGTGCCGCTGCATACGCTTCGCGCCAATGTGGACTATGCCGAAGCCGAAGCGCTGACCGCCTATGGCATCATCGGCATCAAGGTCTGGGTCTTCAAGGGTGAGATTCTGGGCCACGATCCGATGGCGCAGGACCGGCTGATGATGGAGGCTCAAACCTCCGGCGTCCGTCCGGCGCGCTGA
- the rplP gene encoding 50S ribosomal protein L16, with amino-acid sequence MLQPKKTKFRKAFKGKIHGNAKGGTALNFGSYGLKAMEPERITARQIEAARRAITRHIKRQGRLWIRVFPDVPVSKKPAEVRQGKGKGSVEYWAARVKPGRILFELDGVPGPLAAEAFSRAAMKLPIKTKVVARLGDSSHLGGE; translated from the coding sequence ATGCTGCAACCGAAGAAAACCAAGTTCCGCAAGGCGTTCAAGGGCAAGATCCATGGCAATGCCAAGGGTGGTACTGCTCTGAACTTCGGCTCCTACGGCCTCAAGGCTATGGAACCGGAACGTATCACTGCACGCCAGATCGAGGCCGCTCGTCGTGCGATCACGCGCCACATCAAGCGCCAGGGTCGTCTCTGGATCCGCGTCTTCCCGGACGTGCCGGTTTCGAAGAAGCCTGCCGAAGTCCGTCAGGGTAAGGGCAAGGGTTCGGTCGAATACTGGGCTGCCCGCGTGAAGCCGGGCCGCATCCTGTTCGAACTGGACGGCGTTCCCGGCCCGTTGGCCGCCGAAGCGTTCAGCCGCGCTGCGATGAAGCTGCCGATCAAGACCAAGGTCGTCGCCCGTCTTGGCGACTCCTCGCATCTCGGAGGCGAATAA
- the rpmC gene encoding 50S ribosomal protein L29, translating into MAKIEDLRQKTDDQLADALVELKREQFNLRFQAATNQLERPARVKEVRREIAQIKTLQTERASASAEA; encoded by the coding sequence ATGGCCAAGATCGAAGACCTGCGCCAGAAGACCGACGATCAGCTCGCTGATGCTCTCGTCGAACTGAAGCGTGAACAGTTCAACCTGCGTTTCCAGGCTGCGACCAACCAGCTCGAGCGTCCCGCGCGCGTGAAGGAAGTCCGCCGCGAGATCGCCCAGATCAAGACTCTCCAGACCGAGCGCGCAAGCGCTTCGGCGGAAGCGTAA
- the rpsQ gene encoding 30S ribosomal protein S17 has translation MPKRILTGTVVSDKTDKTVTVKVERKVKHPLYGKIIRRSKNYHAHDEANEYKPGDKVRIEETRPISKTKTWKVLDRVQAGKGVAVEANLDVEAAGN, from the coding sequence ATGCCGAAACGTATTCTGACCGGGACCGTCGTTTCCGACAAGACCGACAAGACCGTGACCGTGAAGGTCGAACGCAAGGTGAAGCACCCGCTTTACGGGAAGATCATCCGCCGTTCGAAGAACTATCACGCTCATGACGAAGCCAATGAGTACAAGCCGGGCGACAAGGTCCGCATCGAGGAGACCCGACCGATCTCCAAGACCAAGACGTGGAAGGTTCTGGACCGTGTCCAGGCCGGCAAGGGCGTCGCGGTCGAAGCGAACCTTGACGTGGAAGCTGCTGGCAACTGA
- the rplN gene encoding 50S ribosomal protein L14: MIQMQSTLDVADNSGAKRVQCIKVLGGSKRRTASVGDVIVVSVKEAQPRARVKKGDVHRAVIVRTKKDVRRPDGSVIRFDSNAAVLVNKSEEPIGTRIFGPVVRELRGKGFMKIISLAPEVL; this comes from the coding sequence ATGATCCAGATGCAGTCAACGCTAGACGTCGCGGATAACAGCGGCGCGAAGCGCGTCCAGTGCATCAAGGTGCTGGGCGGATCGAAGCGCCGCACCGCGAGCGTGGGCGATGTCATCGTGGTCTCCGTCAAGGAGGCTCAGCCGCGTGCCCGCGTCAAGAAGGGCGACGTGCACCGTGCGGTGATCGTGCGCACCAAGAAGGACGTTCGCCGTCCCGACGGCAGCGTCATTCGCTTCGACAGCAATGCCGCGGTTTTGGTGAACAAGTCCGAGGAACCGATCGGCACCCGTATCTTTGGCCCGGTCGTGCGTGAACTGCGCGGCAAGGGCTTCATGAAGATCATTTCTCTTGCTCCGGAGGTGCTGTAA
- the rplX gene encoding 50S ribosomal protein L24 codes for MAAAKIKKGDSVVVLSGKDKGRTGTVAQVLPKDGKVVVEGVNVVARHRKPDQSNPQGGIDRKPAPMAISKVAVADPKDGKPTRVRFEERDGKKVRVAVKSGETIDG; via the coding sequence ATGGCTGCCGCGAAGATCAAGAAGGGTGACAGCGTCGTCGTTCTGTCCGGCAAGGACAAGGGCCGTACCGGCACGGTAGCCCAGGTTCTGCCGAAGGACGGTAAGGTTGTGGTCGAAGGCGTCAATGTCGTCGCCCGCCACCGCAAGCCCGACCAGTCCAACCCGCAGGGCGGTATCGACCGCAAGCCCGCGCCGATGGCGATCAGCAAGGTTGCCGTGGCCGATCCCAAGGATGGCAAGCCGACCCGCGTCCGCTTTGAAGAGCGTGACGGCAAGAAGGTCCGTGTTGCCGTCAAGTCCGGGGAAACTATCGATGGCTGA
- the rplE gene encoding 50S ribosomal protein L5 produces MAEKYTPRLKKAYDDSIAKAMTEKFGYKNALEVPRLEKITLNMGVGEASQDKKKVQTAAEEMQMIAGQKPVITKAKKSIAQFKLREGMPIGCKVTLRRDRMFEFLDRLVTIAMPRIRDFRGLNPKSFDGHGNYAMGLKEQIIFPEISYDKIEKVRGMDIIVTTTAKTDEEARELLRLFGFPFPADEAAEKEAA; encoded by the coding sequence ATGGCTGAGAAGTATACTCCGCGCCTCAAGAAGGCCTATGACGACAGCATTGCCAAGGCGATGACCGAGAAGTTCGGTTACAAGAACGCTCTGGAAGTGCCGCGTCTCGAAAAGATCACGCTCAACATGGGCGTGGGCGAGGCTAGCCAGGACAAGAAAAAGGTCCAGACGGCTGCTGAGGAAATGCAGATGATTGCCGGTCAGAAGCCGGTTATCACCAAGGCGAAGAAGTCCATCGCGCAGTTCAAGCTGCGTGAAGGCATGCCGATCGGTTGCAAGGTGACCCTGCGCCGTGACCGCATGTTCGAATTCCTCGACCGTCTCGTGACGATCGCAATGCCGCGCATTCGCGACTTCCGTGGTTTGAACCCGAAGTCGTTCGATGGCCATGGCAATTATGCGATGGGTCTTAAAGAGCAGATCATCTTCCCGGAGATCAGCTACGACAAGATCGAGAAGGTGCGTGGCATGGACATCATCGTCACCACCACCGCCAAGACCGATGAAGAGGCGCGCGAGCTGCTGCGCCTGTTCGGTTTCCCGTTCCCGGCCGACGAAGCCGCCGAGAAGGAAGCGGCGTGA
- the rpsN gene encoding 30S ribosomal protein S14: protein MAKLSSINKNERRKKLVKKYAAKYARLKAIADDTSLDESERMIARLKMAEIPRNGNPTRVRNRCTTTGRPRGYYRKFGLNRIELRDLANKGLIPGVTKSSW, encoded by the coding sequence ATGGCGAAACTGAGTTCGATCAACAAGAACGAGCGTCGCAAGAAGCTCGTGAAGAAGTATGCGGCCAAATACGCCCGTCTGAAGGCAATTGCCGACGATACGTCGCTCGACGAGAGTGAACGCATGATCGCACGCCTCAAGATGGCCGAGATTCCGCGCAACGGGAATCCCACCCGCGTGCGCAACCGCTGCACCACCACCGGCCGCCCGCGCGGCTATTATCGCAAGTTCGGTCTTAACCGTATCGAACTGCGGGACCTGGCCAATAAGGGCCTGATCCCGGGCGTGACCAAGTCGAGCTGGTGA
- the rpsH gene encoding 30S ribosomal protein S8, with product MAMTDPLGDMLTRIRNGQQAKKDSVLSPASKLRANVLEVLQREGYIRGYSEDATGKHKALRIELKYFEGEPAIKHLARVSKPGRRIYSGSKELPNVRNGLGITIVSTPRGVLSDAEARTQNVGGEVLAEVF from the coding sequence ATGGCAATGACCGATCCCCTGGGTGATATGCTCACCCGTATCCGCAACGGCCAGCAGGCGAAGAAGGATTCCGTCCTGTCGCCTGCTTCCAAGCTGCGTGCGAACGTGCTCGAAGTGCTTCAGCGCGAAGGCTATATCCGTGGCTACAGCGAAGATGCCACCGGCAAGCACAAGGCGCTGCGCATCGAGCTGAAATATTTCGAGGGCGAGCCTGCTATCAAGCATCTGGCCCGCGTATCCAAGCCGGGTCGCCGGATCTATTCGGGCTCCAAGGAGCTGCCGAATGTTCGCAATGGCCTTGGTATCACCATCGTCTCGACGCCTCGTGGCGTGCTTTCGGATGCCGAAGCGCGCACGCAGAATGTCGGCGGCGAAGTGCTGGCGGAGGTGTTCTGA
- the rplF gene encoding 50S ribosomal protein L6, whose product MSRIGKRPVAIPSGVTANIDNGTLSVKGPKGTLTMGLSDLVEYKLEDGAISVNPTNDTKKSRSFWGMQRTLVSNLVEGVTEGFTKTLEISGVGYRAQAQGKKLKLQLGYSHDVDIDVPEGLEVKTPDQTTVEISGIDKQAVGQLAAEIRRWRKPEPYKGKGIKYRGEYIFRKEGKKK is encoded by the coding sequence ATGAGCCGCATCGGCAAACGGCCGGTGGCGATCCCGAGCGGCGTCACCGCCAATATCGATAACGGCACGCTCAGCGTGAAGGGGCCGAAGGGCACTCTCACCATGGGTCTGTCGGATCTGGTGGAATACAAGCTGGAAGACGGAGCTATCTCCGTCAACCCGACCAATGACACGAAGAAGTCGCGGTCCTTCTGGGGCATGCAGCGCACTCTCGTGTCGAACCTGGTCGAAGGTGTGACCGAAGGCTTCACCAAGACGCTGGAAATCTCCGGCGTTGGCTATCGTGCGCAGGCGCAGGGCAAGAAGCTCAAGCTTCAGCTCGGCTACAGCCACGATGTCGATATCGATGTGCCTGAAGGCCTCGAGGTGAAGACACCGGATCAGACCACCGTGGAGATCAGCGGTATCGACAAGCAGGCCGTGGGCCAGCTCGCCGCAGAGATCCGCCGCTGGCGCAAGCCTGAGCCTTACAAGGGCAAGGGCATCAAGTACCGCGGCGAGTATATCTTCCGCAAGGAAGGGAAGAAGAAGTAA
- the rplR gene encoding 50S ribosomal protein L18 encodes MAKLSLFERRRRRVRTALRKRGSDRPRLSVHRTGRHIYAQIIDDAQGRTVAAASTLGAKNSGANVDAAVQVGKDIAAAAKKAGVSTVVFDRGGFLFHGRVKALADAAREGGLEF; translated from the coding sequence ATGGCCAAGCTTTCCCTTTTCGAACGCCGCCGTCGCCGTGTGCGCACCGCACTGCGCAAGCGCGGAAGCGACCGTCCGCGTCTGTCCGTGCATCGCACTGGCCGGCACATCTATGCGCAGATCATCGATGATGCGCAGGGCCGTACCGTCGCTGCCGCTTCGACGCTGGGTGCCAAGAATTCCGGTGCCAATGTCGATGCCGCCGTACAGGTCGGCAAGGACATCGCCGCAGCTGCGAAGAAGGCGGGCGTGTCCACTGTCGTGTTCGATCGCGGCGGTTTCCTGTTCCATGGCCGCGTCAAGGCGCTGGCCGATGCCGCGCGCGAAGGCGGGCTGGAGTTCTGA